The Ailuropoda melanoleuca isolate Jingjing chromosome 4, ASM200744v2, whole genome shotgun sequence region tgtatggaaccagaaaaggccccaaatcgccaaggaactgttgaaaaggaaaaaaaaagctggggcatcacaatgccagatttcgagctgtactacaaagctgtgatcacaaagacagcatggtactggcacaaaaacagacacatagaccaatggaacagaacaaagactccagaaatggaccctcgacttatggtcaactaatctttgacaaagcaggaaaaaacatccagtggaaaaaagacagtctcttcaataaatgNttggggatgtactgtatggtgactaccataatataataaaaaatcattaaacaaaaaaaagtcacagcctaaaaaagaaaaagtatatattacAGTTAAGAACATTTAAGGAATTATCATAGAAAGGAATGACAGACACAGAGTGAAAAACTGTGGTCTCAGAATTTCCTccacaataaaattataaaaatggccTCAGTTgccaatatcatttattttacaaaactagGACCATTCATCGCTATATGATGCAGATGGGAATCTCCAAATGGTTTCTGATTCAAGGTTGGGACTAACtttggaaattaaggaaaaaaaaggaaaattgttgGCTATCAGAAGGAGCAGAAAGTTCAACAAATGgacttatttaaattcaataaagcAGTTGAACTTTAGAAATATTGAAACTCCAGGATATACAAGAGAGATTAAGTTCTTATTTCATGATCTGATTAAAGAATATCAATTTCTGGCTATTAGGCATTAAGCCTGCAAGCACAGGTACTTGGGGAAAAGTGGCCCTTTGTGGCTCCACTGAAAAATTCACTTAGAGCTNTTTGTGGCTCCACTGAAAAATTCACTTAGAGCTCTCTTTATGtctttgttcctcaggctgtagatgaaggggttcagcatgggtgtgaccaccgtgtacatcaccgaggccactgcacttgtGTGGGATctctgggtagcagcagagctaaggtacacaCCAAGCattgtacaataaaataaggagacaactgagaggtgagatgcacaggtggaaaatgctttgtacttgccctgagctgatgagaGCCTAAGTATGGAGGAAACTATCTTAGAGTAAGAGTAAAGGACCCCAGCCAGGGGAGCACCAGCCAGCAGCATAGCTGAAAAATATATCACCATGTTATTAAGAAAGGTGTCAGAACAGGCAAGTTGGATCATCtgattgagttcacagaaaaagtgggggattcCCACCTCTGTACAGAAGGACAGCCGCAACACCATTAAGGTTTGTAACAAAGAATTCAGGACACTCATGATCCAGGACATCAGAACCAGCAGTCCACAGAGCCGGGGGCTCATGATGaccgtgtagtgcagggggtgacagatggccacaaagcggtcataAGCCATCACAGTCAGGAGAAAGTTGTCCAAACTTGCAAAAAGTATGAAAAAGTACATCTGTGTGATGCAGCTGTCATAAGTTATgacttttttctgtgtttgtatatTCACCAGCATCTTGGGTACAGcggtggaggtgaaacagatgtctacaaaggacaggttagccaggaagaagtacatgggggtgtggaggtgggagccagagctgacggccaggatgattATCAGGTTTCCacacacagtgatcaggtacatggagaggaaaagcccaaagaGGAAGGGTTCCAATTCTGGTTCCTCagaaaatcccagaagaagaaattctgaaattcgTGTACCATTCTTTAGTTCCATGGAGTCGATGTGACtaccaaaataagagaaaaagagcatgacACAATCATGCCTTACTAACCTGGCAGACATGTTACCCTTTATATTCTGCACTcaagaaattaatgtttatatatgtgtatagtaCATGATAAAAACACTGAGAACTAGGAATAGAGAAAAGCTATCTCAAGATAAAgccatatgaaaaacccacagcaagcATGATACTCAAAGGGGATACAgtcaatatttttcctttatggtcaggaacaaggcaaggatgcccactttcctAATGTCTGCTCAGCATAAccctggaagttctagccagagcaattaaagaaagaaaagaaaagagaataaaggaaaggaaaggaaaggaagaaaagaatgaaaagaaaaaaagaaaaagagagaagagaagagaagagaagaagagaagagaagagaagagaagagaagagaagagaagagaagagaagagaagagaagagaaagaagagaaggaaaagaaaagaaagagaaagaaaagaaaaaaagaaaagaaaaggaaagaaaagaaaagaaaagaaaagaaaagaaaagaaaagaaaagacaagacatcccaactagaaaggaagaaataagctTATGTATGCAGACGGTGTGTTCTCAAGTgtagaaaaacctaaaaatgtCACAGAAACACTCAAAGagctaataaattaattcagccAAGTAACTGGATACAAAGCCAAACCCCAAAAAGtcattgcatttctacatacAGACAGTGAACTATCTGAGAAGggaataaaataattccatttgtgtGACATCCAAAAGAGTAAgactatcacctcacaccagtcggAATGGCTAGTTtagaatgacaagaaataacaagtgttagtgcaGAGGTGGTCAAGaggaaaccctcatgcactgttagtgggaatgcaatctggttCAGCTACTGTGGAAGcggtatggagattcctcaaaacattaaacatagaaatacccAATGACCAAGTAAtcccattactgggtatttacccaaagaagacaaaaacactaattcaggggcacctgggtggctcagtcattgagcgtctgccttcagctcggggtgtgatcccggagttctgggatcggtccccgtatcgggctcctccgctgggagcctgcttcttcctctcccactcccccttcttgtgttccctctctcactggctgtctctctctctgtcaaataaataaataaaatcttaaaaaaaaaacactaattcaaaaatatatgtgCACCCCACATtttgcagcattatgtacaatagtcaagatatggaagcagtccaagtgtccattgatagattaatacataaagaagattggtgtatatatctatatctatatctatactcATATCATCATATGTTaaagaggttgtggagaaaggggatccctcttgcactgttggtgggaatgcaagttggtacagccactctggaaaacagtgtggaggtcccttaaaaagtgaaaaatagagctaccctatgacccagcaattgcactactgggtatttaccccaaaaatacagatgtagtgaagaaaagggccatatgcaccccaatgttcatagcaccaatgtccacaatagccaatctgtggaaggagctgagatgtccttcaacagacaaatggataaagaagatgtggtccatatacaccatggagtattactcagccatcagaaagggtaAATACCccacatttgcatcaacatggatgaaactggaggagattatgctaagtgaaataagcgaAGTGGAgatagacaattatcatatggtttcactcatttatggggCATAAGAAATACCag contains the following coding sequences:
- the LOC117801869 gene encoding olfactory receptor-like protein OLF4, encoding MELKNGTRISEFLLLGFSEEPELEPFLFGLFLSMYLITVCGNLIIILAVSSGSHLHTPMYFFLANLSFVDICFTSTAVPKMLVNIQTQKKVITYDSCITQMYFFILFASLDNFLLTVMAYDRFVAICHPLHYTVIMSPRLCGLLVLMSWIMSVLNSLLQTLMVLRLSFCTEVGIPHFFCELNQMIQLACSDTFLNNMVIYFSAMLLAGAPLAGVLYSYSKIVSSILRLSSAQGKYKAFSTCASHLSVVSLFYCTMLGVYLSSAATQRSHTSAVASVMYTVVTPMLNPFIYSLRNKDIKRALKVMRKF